A window from uncultured Desulfobacter sp. encodes these proteins:
- a CDS encoding Zeta toxin family protein, with the protein MPEEADCLNFLNADLIAKGIAPFKPESVAIEAGKLFLKRMNTIVSNRESFAFETTLCGLNYIDRIKNWKKIDYEIILYFLKLENEEMAIQRVQLRVAEGGHNVPEDVIIRRYHRGWENF; encoded by the coding sequence CTGCCGGAAGAAGCTGATTGCCTGAATTTTTTGAATGCAGATTTAATCGCCAAAGGAATTGCACCGTTTAAACCTGAAAGTGTTGCAATAGAAGCTGGTAAGCTTTTTTTAAAACGGATGAATACTATCGTTTCCAATAGAGAATCTTTTGCGTTTGAAACAACACTGTGCGGATTAAATTACATCGACCGTATTAAAAATTGGAAAAAGATCGATTATGAAATAATTCTGTATTTTCTGAAACTTGAGAATGAGGAGATGGCCATTCAGCGTGTCCAACTTAGAGTCGCTGAAGGTGGACATAATGTTCCGGAAGATGTTATTATACGAAGATACCATAGGGGATGGGAGAATTTTTAA
- a CDS encoding IS4 family transposase, translated as MTRISVSKKQIQSLNFDKFQRPLVRSLSQAPELQSRGDRPLKMTFEDQINALIYFHLQEHKSARHLIQDLKENIFAKENIAPDGGISRSSFGEAVNHRGLEQLQFVFEDLYKQAVGCLPKEHAELGDLVSIDGSLINAVLSMHWANYRKGSKKAKAHCGFDINHGIPNKIFLTEGNGGERPFVPKILSKGQTGVMDRGYQSHHDFDLLQEQGKHFVCRIKAKTTRTVIENHEINSGSYIFYDALVRLGTPNQNQTKNPVRVVGYKIAGVKYYVATDRHDLTAEQIATIYKLRWTIEDFFKWWKEHLKVYHLIARSEYGLMVQILSGLITYLLLAIYCRDEFNEKVSIKRVRQLRIAILNDLIGYNENGSHGLSRDNIVKDQKFTFAEKAKT; from the coding sequence ATGACGCGCATTTCAGTCTCAAAAAAACAAATACAGTCCCTGAATTTTGACAAGTTCCAGCGCCCTCTGGTAAGGTCGCTTTCACAAGCACCTGAACTACAATCTCGAGGAGATCGCCCTTTAAAAATGACATTCGAAGACCAAATCAATGCTTTGATTTATTTTCATCTCCAGGAGCACAAATCAGCCCGGCATTTAATTCAAGATCTCAAGGAGAACATTTTTGCCAAAGAAAATATTGCTCCAGACGGGGGAATCAGTCGCAGCAGCTTTGGCGAAGCAGTCAATCACCGGGGACTTGAACAACTGCAATTTGTCTTCGAGGACCTTTATAAGCAGGCTGTTGGGTGTCTACCGAAGGAGCACGCAGAACTTGGAGATCTGGTATCCATTGATGGTAGCCTTATAAATGCTGTCCTTTCAATGCACTGGGCGAACTACAGGAAAGGAAGCAAAAAAGCCAAAGCGCATTGCGGGTTTGATATTAATCACGGCATCCCCAACAAAATTTTTCTGACGGAAGGGAACGGTGGAGAACGTCCTTTTGTACCAAAAATCCTGTCCAAGGGACAAACAGGCGTTATGGATCGTGGCTATCAATCCCATCACGATTTCGACCTGCTTCAGGAGCAAGGGAAGCATTTTGTTTGCCGTATAAAGGCCAAGACAACCAGAACCGTAATTGAAAACCATGAGATCAATTCCGGTAGCTACATTTTTTATGATGCACTGGTCAGGCTTGGTACTCCGAATCAAAACCAGACTAAGAATCCCGTTCGGGTTGTTGGGTATAAAATTGCCGGGGTTAAATATTATGTGGCAACGGACAGGCATGATTTAACGGCAGAACAAATAGCAACTATTTATAAACTCCGGTGGACCATTGAAGATTTTTTCAAATGGTGGAAAGAGCACCTGAAGGTTTACCATCTCATTGCCCGCAGTGAATACGGCCTAATGGTTCAAATTCTTAGCGGCCTTATCACTTACCTGTTGCTGGCAATCTACTGCCGCGACGAGTTTAATGAGAAGGTCTCTATTAAAAGAGTTCGGCAGTTACGAATTGCCATCTTGAATGACCTAATCGGGTACAACGAGAATGGTTCGCATGGGTTAAGCAGGGACAATATTGTCAAAGATCAAAAATTTACGTTTGCCGAGAAAGCAAAAACCTAA